A single window of Ananas comosus cultivar F153 linkage group 24, ASM154086v1, whole genome shotgun sequence DNA harbors:
- the LOC109728733 gene encoding BAG family molecular chaperone regulator 2-like, translated as MMRAKARSATTASAFAPMKEAKPANGVGAAAAAAAEEDKWEVRPGGMLVQKRDPDSGVGAAPVPTIRVKVKYAGVYHEIYISSQASFGELKKMLAARTGLHPDDQKLVFKDKERDSKAFLDLCGVKDRSKIALLEDPTAQAKRLLELRRTDKMERAAKSISRISLDVDKLASKVSALETIVNKGGKVVEEDVSNLTELLMNELVKLDAITAEGDVKSQRRIQVKRVQRYVEALDAIKVKNATPRPNGHINKQAVAAPPQPPQQRREFQAPAPLPPVVVTTRWETFDLLSGAVPSTSSPATSTTPTPAASTTSSSSSSSASAAASAAPTPRYNWELF; from the exons ATGATGCGAGCGAAGGCGAGGAGCGCGACAACGGCGTCGGCATTTGCGCCGATGAAGGAGGCGAAGCCCGCGAACGGCGtcggcgccgcggcggcggcggcggcggaggaggacaagTGGGAGGTGCGCCCCGGCGGTATGCTCGTCCAGAAGCGCGACCCCGATTCCGGCGTCGGCGCCGCCCCCGTCCCCACCATCCGCGTCAAGGTCAAATACGCCGGCGTCTACCACGAGATCTACATCAGCTCCCAAGCCTCCTTCG GGGAGCTCAAGAAGATGCTCGCGGCGCGGACGGGGCTCCACCCGGACGACCAGAAGCTGGTGTTCAAGGACAAGGAGAGGGATTCGAAGGCGTTCCTCGATCTCTGCGGCGTCAAGGACCGGTCCAAGATCGCCCTCCTCGAGGACCCCACGGCGCAGGCGAAGCGCCTCCTCGAATTGCGCCGCACCGACAAGATGGAGCGCGCCGCAAAGTCCATCTCCCGCATCAGCCTCGACGTCGACAAGCTCGCCTCCAAG GTGTCGGCGTTGGAGACGATCGTAAACAAGGGAGGAAAGGTTGTTGAGGAAGATGTGAGTAATCTCACCGAATTGCTGATGAATGAGCTGGTCAAGCTCGACGCGATCACCGCCGAGGGGGACGTGAAGTCGCAGAGGCGAATCCAG GTAAAGCGAGTTCAGAGATACGTTGAAGCCCTGGACGCAATCAAGGTGAAGAATGCGACGCCGAGGCCGAACGGGCACATCAACAAACAGGCAgtggcggcgccgccgcagccgccgcagcAGAGGAGGGAGTTCCAGGCACCGGCGCCGCTGCCTCCGGTGGTGGTGACGACGCGGTGGGAGACGTTCGATTTGCTCTCGGGAGCAGTGCCGTCGACCTCCTCTCCCGCCACCTCCACCACCCCTACTCCCGCCgcctccaccacctcctcctcctcctcctcctccgcctccgccgccgcctccgcggcTCCCACGCCGCGGTACAATTGGGAACTATTCTAA